Proteins from a genomic interval of Clostridium sp. 'deep sea':
- a CDS encoding helix-turn-helix transcriptional regulator, which produces MYRSKCQIGTIILGDNMIGKRLKELRKSSGLTQQQLADILKLERPTYVRYENELRKLPYDILLKISRYFNVSTDYILGATNTPKPIDKFNLDIKYIKLAQEIQEAKIKPNTIRKMIEAIKSVNK; this is translated from the coding sequence ATGTATAGAAGCAAGTGTCAGATTGGTACAATAATTTTAGGTGATAACATGATAGGAAAAAGACTAAAAGAATTGAGGAAGTCAAGTGGATTAACTCAACAACAGCTTGCAGATATACTTAAGCTTGAAAGACCAACTTACGTAAGATATGAAAATGAATTACGGAAATTGCCTTATGACATTTTATTAAAAATATCCAGATACTTTAATGTATCTACAGACTATATACTTGGAGCTACTAATACTCCAAAACCAATTGATAAATTTAACTTAGACATAAAGTACATAAAGTTAGCTCAGGAAATACAAGAAGCTAAAATTAAACCAAATACAATACGAAAAATGATTGAAGCAATTAAGTCAGTTAATAAATAA
- a CDS encoding helix-turn-helix transcriptional regulator, translated as MHTKLRYLRKQKRVSTETLAELLSLKSIGAYYKKEVGDRNLTLQEAKILSDYFGSSIEQLFFDKQSFKVAD; from the coding sequence ATGCACACAAAACTAAGATATCTACGTAAACAAAAAAGAGTAAGTACAGAGACTTTAGCTGAGTTATTAAGTTTAAAATCTATTGGAGCTTATTATAAAAAAGAAGTAGGAGATAGAAACTTAACATTGCAGGAGGCTAAGATATTATCAGATTATTTTGGTAGTAGTATAGAGCAGTTGTTTTTTGATAAACAAAGCTTTAAGGTAGCAGATTAG
- a CDS encoding DUF2971 domain-containing protein, with product MASIYHYCRLETFDKIIRNKCIRLSDLNKTNDYMEKRWIFNVLEQAMNEELAAQGLSDNLLKSFFSNKKKTSHFSYLLDLLEDYLNTSTITLISCFSQSGDLLSQWRAYAEDGYGVSIGFNYDLIKKLKNKKKNVDVGKVIYNKLKQVDKLREIIKNSLDFLRALKQKNEGIDNKPFHMYFINNFDVFCEHFAKGIEYASCYIKNPAFKEEKEVRIVFEDAYDLDKLPDKDKHPFNVNQDIGQFCMEKIQYYFRNNMLVAYADIHFEKLVDYNIIQEIVLGPKSKLTKSGVKAYLLSNGYDINQINVRESSATLQ from the coding sequence ATGGCAAGTATTTATCATTATTGTAGATTAGAGACTTTCGATAAAATTATTCGTAATAAATGTATTCGTTTATCTGATTTAAATAAAACAAATGATTATATGGAAAAAAGATGGATATTTAATGTATTAGAGCAAGCTATGAATGAGGAACTAGCAGCTCAAGGGCTAAGTGATAATTTACTAAAAAGCTTTTTTAGTAACAAGAAAAAAACAAGCCACTTTAGCTATTTGCTTGATCTTTTAGAAGATTATTTAAACACTTCAACAATAACGCTTATTTCTTGCTTTTCTCAGTCAGGTGATTTACTAAGTCAATGGAGGGCCTATGCTGAAGATGGTTATGGGGTATCTATAGGTTTTAATTATGATTTAATTAAAAAGCTTAAGAATAAAAAAAAGAATGTTGATGTAGGTAAAGTAATTTATAATAAATTAAAACAAGTAGACAAACTTAGGGAGATAATTAAAAATTCTTTAGATTTTTTAAGAGCCTTAAAGCAAAAAAATGAGGGCATTGATAATAAGCCTTTTCATATGTATTTTATTAACAATTTTGATGTTTTCTGCGAACATTTTGCCAAAGGAATTGAGTATGCCAGCTGTTACATAAAAAACCCAGCCTTTAAAGAAGAAAAAGAGGTACGTATTGTATTTGAAGATGCATATGATTTAGATAAGTTACCAGATAAAGATAAACACCCTTTTAATGTTAATCAGGACATAGGGCAGTTTTGCATGGAAAAAATACAATACTATTTTAGAAATAATATGCTGGTTGCATATGCAGATATACATTTTGAAAAGTTAGTAGATTACAATATAATTCAAGAGATAGTACTAGGCCCTAAGTCTAAACTAACAAAGAGTGGTGTTAAGGCTTACCTGTTATCTAATGGATATGATATTAATCAAATCAATGTTAGAGAGTCAAGCGCTACCTTACAATAG
- a CDS encoding DUF262 domain-containing protein yields the protein MHFTNSLDKDTQSTPEEVTEDLQFAENTTLSNEEYPIKAIDYEEKRNLLDKTKIVKQSWSIVEIYQKIMSKKLILDPQYQRNSVWNTSKKVAFIESLFMGIVIPPIYVVEIPNENVLEGNNYEVVDGKQRLSTITSFLENKLKLNAKYLEYYSDIYGTKVFNEIRKHYGEHVNEFLSSVLDVYVITANSPEFTKYDIFARLNKGSEKLKVNEIRKAIYRSKTLEVIEGYVNQNFKKPFYEKLFTPNDIKRYDDYGRFFKSIAYCLKVDVASGVVKNYNSRPRDMINSVLAQFQNNTSLLDENSILKIIEKTLKLKEIFMSLPNTEYLIDSCIYFAVNSDEVFFEKVNVITSDNIILETFKRSPTTTTNVNKRISRILSILNE from the coding sequence ATGCATTTTACAAATAGTTTAGATAAAGATACCCAGAGTACACCAGAAGAGGTAACAGAAGATCTTCAGTTTGCAGAGAATACAACACTCAGTAATGAAGAATATCCTATTAAAGCAATAGATTATGAAGAAAAAAGGAATCTATTAGATAAAACTAAGATTGTTAAGCAAAGCTGGTCAATTGTAGAGATTTATCAGAAAATTATGAGTAAAAAACTAATACTAGATCCTCAATATCAAAGAAATTCTGTCTGGAACACAAGTAAGAAAGTAGCCTTTATAGAATCACTGTTCATGGGAATCGTTATCCCTCCAATTTATGTAGTTGAAATTCCAAATGAAAATGTTTTAGAAGGAAATAATTATGAAGTAGTCGATGGCAAACAGCGTTTATCCACAATAACATCATTCTTGGAAAACAAACTAAAACTAAACGCAAAGTACCTAGAATATTATAGTGATATTTATGGCACTAAAGTCTTTAATGAAATTAGAAAACATTATGGTGAGCACGTAAATGAATTTCTATCATCAGTTTTAGATGTTTACGTAATTACAGCTAATTCACCAGAGTTTACTAAGTATGATATATTTGCTAGATTGAATAAAGGATCTGAAAAGCTTAAGGTTAATGAAATTAGAAAAGCAATATATAGATCGAAAACGTTGGAAGTTATTGAAGGATATGTTAATCAAAACTTTAAAAAGCCTTTCTATGAGAAACTGTTTACGCCAAATGATATAAAACGTTACGATGATTATGGAAGATTCTTTAAAAGTATTGCATATTGTTTAAAGGTAGATGTTGCTTCAGGTGTAGTAAAGAATTATAATTCTAGACCACGTGATATGATTAATTCTGTCCTTGCACAGTTTCAGAATAATACATCATTACTTGATGAAAATAGCATTTTAAAGATAATAGAAAAAACACTAAAACTAAAAGAAATTTTTATGAGTTTACCAAATACTGAATATTTAATTGATTCTTGTATATATTTTGCTGTCAACTCTGATGAAGTTTTTTTTGAGAAAGTCAATGTAATCACTAGTGATAATATTATCTTGGA
- a CDS encoding PH domain-containing protein, with the protein MLFNRTQDNNQYENIQNFSKYLTQDEQIEKTYKTVLNKLCFTNKRIIYYDNNLITKKRVSIPYKSIVAYTIEEFGVLNAELDLFTCGGIFEIEFSKGTNMSEVDKMIAKHIGLL; encoded by the coding sequence GTGCTATTTAACAGAACACAGGATAATAATCAATATGAAAATATTCAAAATTTTAGCAAGTATCTTACACAAGATGAGCAAATAGAAAAAACCTATAAAACTGTACTCAATAAACTATGCTTTACAAATAAAAGAATAATATACTACGATAATAATCTAATAACTAAAAAACGAGTTAGCATACCTTACAAGTCTATTGTTGCTTATACAATTGAAGAATTTGGTGTGTTAAACGCTGAACTAGATCTGTTTACATGTGGTGGAATCTTCGAGATCGAGTTTAGTAAGGGCACTAATATGAGCGAAGTAGATAAAATGATTGCTAAACACATAGGGCTATTATAG
- a CDS encoding helix-turn-helix domain-containing protein → MKQLSQLINKRTTFIREFAKIMQVGQSTISQWENG, encoded by the coding sequence TTGAAGCAATTAAGTCAGTTAATAAATAAAAGAACTACCTTTATTAGAGAGTTTGCAAAGATAATGCAGGTAGGACAAAGCACTATAAGCCAATGGGAGAATGGTTAA
- a CDS encoding galactose oxidase, translated as MQNSLIKEYDMAMSEVESFISWYNSSNGSKLYTINKYNNIGPFLNRKDYLVKDKILCFEVLEYDSQE; from the coding sequence ATGCAGAACAGCTTAATAAAAGAATATGATATGGCTATGTCTGAGGTAGAGAGCTTTATTAGTTGGTACAATAGCAGTAATGGTAGTAAGCTTTATACCATTAACAAATACAATAATATTGGCCCATTTTTAAACCGTAAAGATTATTTAGTTAAAGATAAGATTTTATGTTTTGAAGTATTAGAGTATGATTCACAAGAATAA